In Silene latifolia isolate original U9 population chromosome X, ASM4854445v1, whole genome shotgun sequence, the following proteins share a genomic window:
- the LOC141621725 gene encoding uncharacterized protein LOC141621725 has protein sequence MLVVFCLRDNIAYIFDSDKATKKTWQIKSCLSWAWKRYSFRAGTRDMLKKNELQIKMIECPQQPGNYECGYYVIKWMYDITVRYALSEDGIQKCVSGAEITIEQMNEVRELWSLYCVKNV, from the exons ATGTTGGTTGTATTTTGTCTTCGAGATAATATTGCATATATTTTTGACTCGGATAAAGCGACAAAGAAGACATGGCAAATAAAAAGTTGCTTATCATG GGCTTGGAAAAGGTATTCTTTTAGGGCGGGAACGCGTGAtatgttaaaaaaaaatgaaCTCCAGATAAAAATGATTGAG TGCCCTCAACAGCCAGGGAATTATGAGTGTGGTTATTATGTTATAAAGTGGATGTATGATATCACCGTACGCTACGCATTATCGGAGGACGGCATACAAAAG TGTGTTTCAGGTGCGGAAATAACAATTGAACAAATGAATGAGGTTCGAGAGCTTTGGTCGCTTTATTGTGTAAAGAACGTCTAA